AGGCCAGTGTCCAGGGACGGTGTGCAGAGCGCTCCATCCTGTATCCAAAAAATATTACAGGTCACGCCCTCGCAGATACTCCCCCGCACATCAAGCATCAGCCCCTGCTCGCCGGGCTCGCCGTTGGCCTGTAATTCGCGCCAGGCGAAGAGGCTGTTCAGCCAGGCCAGGCTCTTGCCCCGGGGGCGCTGCTCGCCGCTGTCGCGCCGGGTCTCCAGCAGGCGCAAGCGGATGCCCTCCGGCGGAGGCGCGGGCGGCAGGGGGCGCAGCGTGAGCATGTCCCAGGGCTCGCGGTACGGTCCGGCGGGCAGGCCGAAACCGGCGCTCCCGGCGGACACGGTGTAGCGTAGCACGGCGTCACCGCCACCCGAGGCGGCCAGCAACTCGGCCACCGCCCGCTCAAGCCGGGGCAGGTCGGCTACCAGAAGTGTATCCGTATTTTCAATACACAGCGGCTCCAGCGTCCGCCACAGCCGCTCCCGGTGCCGCTCCAGCAGAAAGCACCGCCCGCCCCAGGTGCGGAAGGTCTCGAACGCGCCCGCCCCATAGAGCAGACCGTGGTCGTCCGCCGGGATATGGGCCTCATGGGCCTCCCTCAGTTCGCCGCGAAAGATCAGCATGTCGCCTCCTCCAGCGCCGCCCACAGGGCCCGCGCCTTGTTTAAAGATTCCTCAAACTCACGCTCCGGCACGGAGTCGGCGACGACGCCCGCCCCGGCCTGCACATGCGCCTGCCCCCGACCGGCCAGCAGCGTGCGAATGACGATGTTCAGCTCGAAATCGCCGTTGTAGCCGAACCAGCCGACCGACCCCGTATAAAAACCGCGCCGCACCGGCTCCAGCTCCTCGATGATCTGCATGGTGCGGACCTTGGGCGCGCCGGTGATCGTCCCGCCGGGAAAAGCCGAGGCCACCACGTCCACTTCGTCGCGTTCCGGGGCGAGTTCCCCGACCACATGCGAAACGATGTGCTGCACGTGCGAATAGCCCTCCGCCACCATGTAATCGCGCACACGCACGCTGCCGTAACGGCAGACCCGGCCCAGGTCGTTGCGGATCAGATCGACCAGCATGAGGTGTTCGGCCCGCTCTTTGGGGTGGGCGAGCAGTTCCCCGCGCAGGGCCGCGTCACTGTCGCCACAGGCTCCGCGCGGGCGGGTCCCGGCGATGGGGCGCGCCTCGACGCAGCCGTTGACCGACTTGACCAGCAACTCCGGCGAGCCGCAGACCAGCGTCCACTCCCCCGCAGGCACGTAGGCCATGTAGGGCGAGGGATTGATCCGGCGCAGCGCATCGTAAACCGCCGCCGGGTGAGCCGTCAGGGGGCGGGTTTCGCGCAGCGAGAGGTTGACCTGATAGGTGTCGCCCGCGCCGATGTATGCCTGCACCCGCCGGACCGCCGCCGTGTAGGCCGCCCGGTCCAGCGACAGGGTACGCATGGCCGGAGCAGGGGCGGCGACTGGCGGGCCGGAGGAATCGCCCCCCGCCGTCTCCGACACTGCCGACGGCAAGGCCGCCGCCCGTTCGGATGCTCTTTCTTCGCAAGCGGTCTGAAAATCCTTCACCAGCGCCGCGCAACGCTCGCGGGCAACTTCGAAACGCTCCCGCAAGTGGCCCGAAGCGCTATCCACCACCGGACTTTCCGCCACCACGACCGCATACGCCGTCCCCGTCTCGCGGTCGAAAACCAGCACCTCGTCCGCCACCGACAACACCGCCGGGGGCAGCCCGAGATCGTCTTCCGCGCGGGCCGGGAGATTTTCGATTTCCCGCGCCAGGTCGTAGGACAGCGCCCCGACCAGCCCCCCGGTAAACGGCGGCAATCCCGGCCAACGCGGAGCCCGGTGCTTTTTTAAGAACGCCCGCAGCGCAGCCAGTACGCCCGGCCCCGTTCCCGCCGGGCGGGACAGCTCCGGCCAGGCCAACGGCTTCGGCCGGGGAATAAAGTAGGTGTAGCGCCCGCCCCGGGCACTCTCCAGCAGGACGGCGCCCGTCCCGGCCAGCAGCGGTTCCCAGCGCTCCGGCAGGCGGACCCCGCCGACACGGCGTACGTACGGCAAGCGTTCATACTCCCCGGCCGCGGTCTCCCACTGTTGCAGACTCACCAACTCCATAGACTCGAAAACAGACCACGACAAAATCCGGCATTGATCTTGTCAGCAAGCCCTACATGGCGCAAGATGCCACGCCATTATGGGAAAACAATACAACAAAGTTATAAAGCGCAAACGTCTCCTCGCCTACAAGGCCCGCAAAAAGGCTGCCGCCAAGGCCGCCATCCCCTCCAAGGCCAAAGCGTGAAGCGTTTGCTGTCCATCAGCCTGACCTGCCTGTTGGCGACTTTCGCCGCAGCGCAGGCAAAGGATTTTCCACAGATCGACTACGTCAAGAGCCGCCATGTGGAGGCGGAAACGTTTAAGCGGATCTCCGAATATTTTGACGGTAAGGAAAACCAGGGCGACAAGATCGTCCTGCGTACGGATCCCTCCGTACGCGAGGGCTGGTACCTCGTCCTGATGCTCGACGGTGACGCCGACCAGTACCCCGCCGGGACGCGCGTCGGCCTGAAAGTTCTCCTGCCCGGGCAGAAAGAGGAAGTGGTCAAGGCGACCAGTCTGCCCACTCCGATCCCCTCCTCCAGCGAAATCTGGATCGGCCTGACCGGCAAGGACGAACCCGCCAATGGCAAGCCCCCTGTGGCCTGGATGGTTGTCATCTATAGCCCGCAGGGCAAAGTGTACTCGGCCTACAAAAGCTACCTGTGGGAAAAGCCCGACGAGGAAGCCAAGCCCGCCCAACAATAACCGGGGCCCCGCATGAAGTGGACCCCGTGGCGGACTCTTCCGTCAACCACCCGATTTTCCGCCCCCGTGCTGCGCGAGCTGCTCGACGGCGGACAGGCTTTTCGCTGGTACGAAACCGGCGGCGTCTGGCAAGGCGCCTGGGGTACCGATCTGGCCCGGCTACGCCTCAGCGCAGAGGGTATGCTGGAATGGTCCGGCCCGCAGACCGCCGGCAAGCGTACCGGGGAAGCCCTCCGCCACTACCTCGCGCTCGACGCCGACTGGGACCACGCGATGGACACCCTGCCCTGGCGCAGCGACCCCGTACTCGCAGCCGCCATGAAACAATGGCCCGGCCTGCGCATCCTTCGCCAGCCACTGGCCGAGACTCTGATGGTTTTCCTCTGCTCCTCCACCAAGCAGATCGTCCAGATCAAGCAGATCTGCGCCGACCTCGCCGACACCTTCGGTGAACCGCTGACCGACGCGGATGGACACCGCCAGCTACCCACTTGGGAAGCGATTCACGCGGCAGACGAAGACCGCCTGCGCGCCTGCCGCCTCGGCTACCGAGCCCGCTATCTGAAGGGAACTGCCGCCATCCTGACTGCTCGGCCCGGATGGCTCGACACGATCCCCGCCCTGCCCTACGCACAGGCGAAAGCCGAATTGATGGCCCTCCCGGGCGTGGGGGCGAAAATCGCCGACTGCGTGCTGCTCTTCGGGGCAGGCATGCTGGAAGCCTTTCCCGTCGATACCTGGATTCTCAAGGTCATGGCTCAGCACTATCGCCTGCACGGGTGGAAGCCCGACCACGTGGCCACCTTCGGACGCACGCATTTCGGGGCGCTGGCTGGAGCTGCCCAGCAATTTCTCTTTTCCGATGCGCGACTGCGCCGGGACAGCTAGAGCATTTTCCCACTCCAAGACTCGTAGAGAAATCCCGGATCAACCGCTCCCCTTGCCGGTTATGTTCTGAAGCGCCTTCATTCCCTGGAGCACACGGAATTTACCGTGATGGCCCTTGGCAAGCTCCTCGAAACGCCGGGCGTTGCTGTTGTTTTTCTCGTCTTCATCGGCGCCCAGAAACAGGACCACATTCACCGGCGGATCGCTCCTGTCCTGGTTGGCGTAATATTCGCGTTCGAGATTATGAAGGAACTGGTCGATCTCCTCCTCACTGTAAACATCGGAGGGAGGACGGGCTGTCCTTGGCTCAAGCTCGCGAACAATGGTGCCAATCCACTGGACAACCCGTTCGGGCTGGCCGGCTTTTTTACGCTTCTCGTTCTCGTTTTTAAGCCATTCCTGGGCTTTCACTACCGCAGCGTCCCAGGCGGCCTGCTTTTTTTCGTCCCAGCCTTGATCCTTGTAATATTGCGCCCGTTCCTCGGTCGTCATGCCGCGACCATGATGCTGCCAGCCGGCCACCAGGATATTAATGGTGTCGCTGCCCTGTTCCATCGCGATCTGAACGGCTCTCAGCCACTGGGAGGCATCATCGGTCAGGGGTTCCAGGGTCTTGTTCTGGATGGAAACGTTGCTCGACAGCTTGCCGACGCTGGCGAAGTCCTTGTTGATCGGCTTGATCCACTCCTTGAAAAGTTCCTTGTTCTGGCGGGTGGCGGGCAGAAGCTTGTCCGAGTAGATCTGGACCTTGCTGCCGTCGTAGAACATGGCGTTGAAAAGCGTCCCGGAGGAAAGCTTGCTCACCATGGCGGAAATTTCATCCTTAATGATGTTGTAGGCGGGCAGCCCGCCCTTCTGGTCCTCAAGCATGTAGCGGGAGGCATCGACGATGAACATCACGCGCTCGCCAGTGGACTTGATCCCGAAGAAATCGACCGCCGACTTACTGAAGTCGATCCCGCCGCCGCCGAAATCGTCTCCGACGCGACCGGCTCCGTAGTTACCGCCGACGGCGACCTTCGTATCGACGGTGGGCATGCTCACGCTCAGGTCGGGCAGGTTGATCGACGAGATATTCGTCACGGTGATTTTCTGTACCGGACGGGAGCTTTTTTTCTGCTGCTGCTGAAGGCGCACCTGCTGCTGGAGCTTCTGGGGCTCGATCTTCTCGGGCGGGGGCGGCGCCTCCATTTCCGGCTCATCCGGAATCAGCGCGGTATAAATCGTGTAACTGCCCAGGCCGATGATAAGAATAAGGTGAACAATCAGGCTGACGCCGATCACCTCGATCAGGGGCAGGTTAATTTTGCGTCGTTTCTTCATGCGGGGGCAGATTCGGGGCTGTCGGGCAAGGAGGTGTGGTTACTCGGCGGCAAAGGAAACATACTTGATCTGGGCGGCGGCGCAAGCGTTCAGCACATCGATGGAGCGCTGGTGCAGCGAGGCCGGGGCCGCCACAATCGTGACCGAGGTCTGGATCTCGGAGCGGTCAGCCGAGGTTTTGAGCCGTTTGAGGGTGTTGACCAGCTCGGGCATGGTGCGGCTGTTGATGCTGTCCATAGGCGCGCCGTTGAGGTAGACGTCGCCACTGGGCATGATATCGACCACATGCTCGTTGGGCAGTTCGACGTTCTTGGGCGGGGGCACGTTGGCGGGCAGCCGCAGGCCCAGGTCGGCCTCCTCCTGGAAGTTGGTCGTGACCATGAAGAAGGCCAGCAGCAGGAACACCACGTCGATCATCGGCGTCAGGTCGGTCTTGTCCTCTTCGGCGAGGGGGGAAGCGCGTCTTTTTCTAGCCATGGTCAGGCATCCTGGAGGGTAGCGAAAATGATGTCGAAAACGCCGTTTTCGGCACAGGTTCTCATGATGGTCTGGATGTACTCGTGAGGGGTGTTAGCGTCCGCGCGCACGTAGACGCGGAAGCCCGGAACCTCCTCATTTTCCACCCGGATGCGTTCGGAGAGCTCATCGAGCGTGACCGGCATCATGCCAACATAGGCGT
The Ruficoccus amylovorans DNA segment above includes these coding regions:
- a CDS encoding aminotransferase class IV yields the protein MLIFRGELREAHEAHIPADDHGLLYGAGAFETFRTWGGRCFLLERHRERLWRTLEPLCIENTDTLLVADLPRLERAVAELLAASGGGDAVLRYTVSAGSAGFGLPAGPYREPWDMLTLRPLPPAPPPEGIRLRLLETRRDSGEQRPRGKSLAWLNSLFAWRELQANGEPGEQGLMLDVRGSICEGVTCNIFWIQDGALCTPSLDTGLLAGVHRGHLLELAQGAGVEVREGEWPLSVLEQAQAVGVINAATGPVSVREILGLDGKPLWRRNAVAPAAFSRMVELYHASLPQ
- a CDS encoding anthranilate synthase component I family protein, giving the protein MELVSLQQWETAAGEYERLPYVRRVGGVRLPERWEPLLAGTGAVLLESARGGRYTYFIPRPKPLAWPELSRPAGTGPGVLAALRAFLKKHRAPRWPGLPPFTGGLVGALSYDLAREIENLPARAEDDLGLPPAVLSVADEVLVFDRETGTAYAVVVAESPVVDSASGHLRERFEVARERCAALVKDFQTACEERASERAAALPSAVSETAGGDSSGPPVAAPAPAMRTLSLDRAAYTAAVRRVQAYIGAGDTYQVNLSLRETRPLTAHPAAVYDALRRINPSPYMAYVPAGEWTLVCGSPELLVKSVNGCVEARPIAGTRPRGACGDSDAALRGELLAHPKERAEHLMLVDLIRNDLGRVCRYGSVRVRDYMVAEGYSHVQHIVSHVVGELAPERDEVDVVASAFPGGTITGAPKVRTMQIIEELEPVRRGFYTGSVGWFGYNGDFELNIVIRTLLAGRGQAHVQAGAGVVADSVPEREFEESLNKARALWAALEEATC
- a CDS encoding DNA-3-methyladenine glycosylase 2 — its product is MKWTPWRTLPSTTRFSAPVLRELLDGGQAFRWYETGGVWQGAWGTDLARLRLSAEGMLEWSGPQTAGKRTGEALRHYLALDADWDHAMDTLPWRSDPVLAAAMKQWPGLRILRQPLAETLMVFLCSSTKQIVQIKQICADLADTFGEPLTDADGHRQLPTWEAIHAADEDRLRACRLGYRARYLKGTAAILTARPGWLDTIPALPYAQAKAELMALPGVGAKIADCVLLFGAGMLEAFPVDTWILKVMAQHYRLHGWKPDHVATFGRTHFGALAGAAQQFLFSDARLRRDS
- a CDS encoding ExbD/TolR family protein produces the protein MARKRRASPLAEEDKTDLTPMIDVVFLLLAFFMVTTNFQEEADLGLRLPANVPPPKNVELPNEHVVDIMPSGDVYLNGAPMDSINSRTMPELVNTLKRLKTSADRSEIQTSVTIVAAPASLHQRSIDVLNACAAAQIKYVSFAAE